The Plasmodium vinckei vinckei genome assembly, chromosome: PVVCY_08 genome contains the following window.
CGggtttcttcttttttgcATTAAGCTTAGTAGAGTTGTCATTCATTTCTCTCTTTTTCCCTTTACCTTTAGCTTTTAATAGTTCTTTTTGGCTTTCTtctataattaattttgtgcttttttttgtgcAAGTAGTGAAAAAGGTGTCAAGACGTCTCTGTGTTGTTACCTTTCGAGCTTTTAATAATCTGGTAATATAGTTTGTTACTCTAActtcattaaaattatgttctttaattaaaaaggtCTTTAATTCTTCGATTTTGGGTTCACACCAATCAATTTTTACTTCACTTTTTTCTAAAACTTTTGgattaataaatgattGCCTAGCTtctacatatttaaaattagcGGGTACTTggtatttattttggtcaatatttttaataatattctcAATACAgttatattcttttattaaattataagcAGTTTTAGACCCTATACCTTTTATAGTATCACAATAATCACATCCACAAAGGATACAAAAATCTATAAATTCATCCattgttaattttaatcCTTTTAATACTTGTTCTAAGTTTATTTCGgttaatatatatcctCTTTTGCtagaatttttatttttatttttatttgacgACGCATTAGCATTTAAGTttcttattaatatttttgttccAAAAACTAATGCATCTGCATCTTCAGTAGCAGTTGCATGAGCCatatcatattttgttaaaaatgCACATTGTGCTTCAGCTTCACATGGACTTTCAATAACCGGTATTCCCATTAATGTTAATAATCTTTTTGcttcttcattttgtttttttgttacTCTTACTGTTCTTCcactttgtttttttatttcttctaaATTTCCTTCTTCTTTTGCTTtcaataataattcttCTGCTTTTTGCCTTTTCTCTCCTCTCTTTTCTAATTCTGAACCCTTTAATTCGGGTGGAGCTCCAtcaaaaacataaattgGCTTTAATCCATTTtccattaattttatagttCTTGACATTAAACCAGATATGTGTGAAGTTGTTTCACCTGATTCGTTCATTAAATTCCCATATTGATCTCCATCTCTAATTGCTATTATAAATTGATACAAAGACATGGATGCGTCAATTGCTACTACTCTTCCCATTAagttttctatttttatctcTTTAATCGCATTTGGAGCAGTGTCCGCGATGAATTTCGTTAATCCTTTAATTCCCATTTtgattaaattaataaaaagtcAGAGTGTAACTTGTCAAATGTTTTCAAAATTAGCCAAAAGGTGgtgatatttttaatatttgcgatattttgaaaaatttttatcacagtaaaaaatgtgtaaaaataataaaatcaataaaaaagaaaagaaatgaacagtaatatacatatttttactgATATTCGAAAATATTTCCAATTCTCATTAACCctttcattaatatatgctATTTTAGCCTCtcataaaaaaacagaaaAACACATAATTGAATTCACTATTGCGTGGCTTTATTATTCtcttgttaaaaaaaaaaaaataataattactCCGAATATTTTccgtattttattttaacttGTCCATGCATCTtgattgatatatattttttctctttttaaattaaaaattgaaaaaaataatatttcttaaaCTTTCATccaataaaatttatatatttatcaatccatatatataatgtaattttttattaaaaaatatatattaaaaaaaaatgtacataTGAAAGGATAAAGTATATaattgatgaaaatattttagtgattatttattttcctcGAACCAACTaaattgtaaataaataaacaaatgaatatgtattaaagcatatatatatttatgcatattacaTCAAAATTTGCACTCACAATGGCTTATGTCACAAatactaaaaataaaatcatcCGTAATTTTCAAGCCTTTAAACTtagcattattttttacgttcaaattataaattttatgttttgtCTATATGAATAGATATAATTACACATCaatattttactatttcATTATCTTTCATTTCactattttattgttttaagTTTTATTAACTCATTTATTGAATCATttaatcattttttctaattataaaaaacgCGTATAAATAGTTCCATTCACCTTTTAGACagtattataatattacacATCATGCCGtaatatcttttattttcttctctCCTTgtatatccatatatagaaaaaagaaacacATATGAGCATTTTCCATATGATTAAAAtacacataaaaatatatatataactcccctttatttcttatttatgttttataaatttcaaaataatgatttttttgctcatattttttaatgcgaaaaacaaaatggtAAGCGCCATTATAATGGCAACCAAGCCTACAGcaaaatcatttatttaaatattattaaggaagaaaatgtattatcaaaagaacaaaagaaaaaaaaataaattcatatatCGCCACCATTTTTAACATCCACATAAGGAAGATGTATGTTGAATATTTCGATAAGTATTCACATTACgaatattttctaaatctatccttctttatatatcttTCTTAAAACCATTTGTTAAcagaataaaataataataattttcatgGCTTCTCATGTTTTTTCCTATTTAATAAACTACACACAAATATGCAATGCCTTAAATCTTAAGCAAATTTGTATTGCTTCATCAAGcttataaacaaatagaTGAATgctcattttattttctatgcaaaatatttataatttttattgtgtttttgttaaaattttacaaatcATGCATGTATTCATAGATATCTTTGTAcacttttaaaatattcatgtaaaataaatatatgatctAGTATTCAAAAATGCTTACCAACTTATGTAAGCTGATctcatgcatatataaatatttttttatttttggtaCCTTAAAAGAATAGCCTTACCATTTAATAACCATAATATTTGAGAAATGTTtggaataataaatgtaatataaatatataatgcgCATAGACAcaaatacacatatatatgattgtgtttttttaaagtacCTATTTggaatttataaaataatttcattaatGTTATTGaacattttaattttctgATGCATTAAATaccaattaaataaatataataactcacttttttattatatatttacccCCTTTTATCTCTGagacaatttttatatagtaAAAGTTAAAACcttgataaatatataatttgtattttagCTAAAtcaacaaaattatttatataataatatgcctactagcataataatatttaattaattggATACTTTTCgctttcatttatatttaaaataatttttttatttaaaaaaaaacaggtagctatattttttccacgGGATCTACACGTAAACAACAGCCAAATAATTTAGCtgtttatgaaaaaaaaaataattaaaagagCCAAAtgcaacaaaaaaaaaatttaattataatatatttttttataaaaatatatatatttatttgttttaggaatattttattttataaatttgatCCCTTTTTGGTGCAACTTATAATATCCATAAGCAACTTATTTATGTTGATATGTATTCCATTtgttttcataattatatgaatcATAATAGTTAActcgaaaaaaaatgagagTGAATATAGGATAAATTGTATCCAATAAAAAacccaaataaaaataataaacataatttaattatatcaaaagataaaattataaatgcaTTAACGTCTTcgtttaattaaaattgtattttaaGAAATGTGtataacataaaatatatttgtatattaccaaaccttttattttcatgttATATGCACAAttgttatttaaaatattataaattttataaacttagatatttatatttttgttttattatattatttttaatttgtgtCTACATGTGCcaccatttttatacaacATTCATAAACGTAATTTTCtctatacataaaaaattaaatataatttgtttttgttttatacgTTATGTTTTGTTCTTAATTATTGAGCAtagttaatttttttcataataaagCATAAGTATTGTAAGCTTATATGCTATATTGTATACTTAcaccatatatataatataatttttttacccatataaaagatatatattcatactCTCATTAaggaatataatttaaatatatttttcttttatttaaaattttcttcgaattttttttgtaaaatgaAAGGGACACCCATGTTTATATTGCTATTCCTGATAGGATTGCTTAGCACTACACAATCATATAACATACGACATAATGAATCTGGGGATATtcttaaacaaaaatataagaattATAAGAAGGGACCAAATTCCATTAAttctaataatttatttacaaatGAAGAAGAAGTTCCATAtggttttataaaaaatgacatATACGGCCAATATCATCAAATGAATTTTATGGAATCCTCTGcatttttagaaaatatgACCCATGATCAAGAAGATTCAACTTATGCAAATAGTGAATCTTACAGAATAACAGGAACAGTTAAAGGGTTAGTAGATGGATATCCTGTTGCAGTAGCATTAGGAGCACAATATtctaattattttgattatttgcaaatagaaaaattaacTGTCGACAATCCACGATTTACATTTAATGCTAAAAAGGGATATTATTACATACGTATATTGGGTGCAGCCTATATGACCCCTAGttctataaaaattacTGTACCTTGCgataaatgtaaatatacaaattccACATATTCTGATGAAATAACAATAACACCTTATGAAAACGATCCAAgtacttttatatatgaatggGAATTGCAATCAGCTTCTCCTATTTCTATGGagcatataaatacaatCCACAACGATGATGCTGATTGGTCTCATGATCATGATTTGtcaaatgaaataaaattagaCGGATCTGGTAGTTCAGCACTATTAAAAAGATTTTTTGGGATAGAATTATTTGGTTTATGGGGTTCTGAATTTTCAGATAGATTGGTACAAATATTATCTCGTTTTCCTGATTGTATTAGAATGGATCCGTATGAATCCAATGATCGAAATACCCAAAGGAAACCTCAAAAATGGGTTTTATTCTCTGGTGACTTAGGAGCTTTTGATATGGATGTAGAAGTTTATGACGGTGATGAAGATAGTAGTTATAGTAAAATAGTACGAGTAGCAAGTAATGCTTTTGGATATTC
Protein-coding sequences here:
- a CDS encoding flap endonuclease 1, putative, whose amino-acid sequence is MGIKGLTKFIADTAPNAIKEIKIENLMGRVVAIDASMSLYQFIIAIRDGDQYGNLMNESGETTSHISGLMSRTIKLMENGLKPIYVFDGAPPELKGSELEKRGEKRQKAEELLLKAKEEGNLEEIKKQSGRTVRVTKKQNEEAKRLLTLMGIPVIESPCEAEAQCAFLTKYDMAHATATEDADALVFGTKILIRNLNANASSNKNKNKNSSKRGYILTEINLEQVLKGLKLTMDEFIDFCILCGCDYCDTIKGIGSKTAYNLIKEYNCIENIIKNIDQNKYQVPANFKYVEARQSFINPKVLEKSEVKIDWCEPKIEELKTFLIKEHNFNEVRVTNYITRLLKARKVTTQRRLDTFFTTCTKKSTKLIIEESQKELLKAKGKGKKREMNDNSTKLNAKKKKPDIKDEKKNTEKMNELKNKSNENLVKDENDQDNYNQNLFDEKSNSESGNIKDENIKEDISSNDITMDIPKCTNDIVC